The DNA region TTCATCTCCAGCGTGAGCCTGTCGCCGGCAGGGGCGAGCGAACGCACGACATGCGCCGTGCCCAGCGTGGGGTGCCCGGCGAACGGCATTTCGAAGGAAGGGGTGTAGATGCGGACACGTGCACTGGCGCACTCGCTGGGAAAGATGAACGTCGTTTCCGACAGGTTCATCTGTCGCGCGATTACCTGCATCTGTTCGTCGCTCAGGCCGCGGGCATCTTCAAAAACCGCCAGCGGGTTGCCGGAGAAGGGATCGCCGGCGATGGCAAATACATTGAGCAGGCGGAACGCGTACGTATTCACTGCGCCAGTCGTTGCAACAGCTTTTCGTGTATCCCGCCGAAGCCGCCGTTGCTCATCACCAGGACATGGTCGCCCGACTTCGCTTTGGCGGCGATGGCTTCGATGAGTTCGTTCAGATCGTCCTTCACCACCGCCTTGTCGCCCAGCGGGGCGAGCGCACCACGCGCATCCCAGCCCAGGTTCCCGGCATAACAAAAGGTCAGGTCGGCATCCTTCAGGCTGCCGGGCAGCGCGTCCTTCATCACGCCCAGCTTCATGGTGTTGGAGCGTGGCTCCAGCACCGCGAGGATGCGCGCCTTGCCCACCTTGCGGCGCAGCCCGGCCACGGTGGTGTCGATCGCGGTGGGGTGGTGCGCGAAGTCGTCGTACACTGTGATGCCGTTGACCGTGCCGCGCACCTCCATGCGGCGCTTCACGTTCTTGAATTCACTGAGCGCAGCCAGGCCCTGTGCGACCGGCACGCCGGCATGACGCGCGGCGGCCAGCGCGGCCAGTGCGTTCATGCGGTTGTGTTCGCCGAGCAAGTCCCACTGCAGGGTGCCTTGCGCCTTGCCGCTGAGCGACACCTGCTCGTTGGCATCGATGTTCCAGCCGTCATCCGAGCCGAACTTCTCCACCGGCGTCCAGCAGCCGCGCTTGATCACGCGTGCCAAAGATTCCTCGCGCCCGTTGCATACCACCAGCCCGTTGCCCGGCACCGTGCGCACCAGATGGTGGAACTGCGTTTCGATGGCGGCCAGGTCGGGGAAGATATCGGCGTGGTCGAACTCGAGGTTGTTCAGGATCGCGGTGCGCGGATGGTAGTGCACGAACTTGGAGCGCTTGTCGAAAAAGGCGGTGTCGTATTCGTCCGCCTCGATCACGAAGAACGGCGTCTCGGTGATGCGCGCCGAGATGCCGAAGTTCTGCGGCACGCCGCCGATCAGGAAGCCGGGGTTCAGCCCTGCATGTTCCAGTATCCAGGCCAGCATGGACGTGGTGGTGGTCTTGCCGTGCGTGCCCGCCACACCCAGTACCCACTTGTCGCGCAACAAGGTATCGGCCAGCCATTGCGGGCCGGAGGCATACGGCAGGTTGCGGTTCAGGATCTCTTCCATCAGCGGATTGCCGCGCGACACCACGTTGCCGATGACGAACACATCCGGCTTCAGTTCCAGCTGCTCCACGCCCCAGCCTTCGATCAGCTCGATGCCCTGCTCTTCCAGTTGCGTGCTCATCGGCGGATAGACGTTGGCATCGCAGCCGGTGACGCGATAGCCTGCCTGTTTGGCGATGGCGGCGATGCCGCCCATGAAGGTGCCGCAGATGCCGAGGATGTGGATGTGTTTCATTTGGCTCATTGTTAATTCCAATTTCGTCATTCCGGCGCAGGCCGGAATCCAGTGCAGTTATCAAAAATGCTGTTGGGTCTTGTTCCGCTTCGCTGAATTATTGACTAGCTGGATTCCGGCCTGCGCCGGAATGACGGCTTAGGTTCTAAAAATAAAATACACCGCACCCAGCAGGCACAGCCCCGCATACAAATAGTCCATCTTCAGCGGCTGGTTCATGTACAGCACCGCGAACGGCACGAAGATGGTCAGCGTGATGACCTCCTGCATGATCTTCAGCTGCCCCAGGCTGAGCTGGGTGTAGCCGATGCGGTTGGCCGGAACCTGGATCAGGTACTCGAACAGCGCGATGCCCCAGCTCGCCAGCGCCGCCACATACCAGGGCGAGTGGGCGAAATTCTTCAGGTGCCCGTACCATGCAAAGGTCATGAACAGGTTGGATACCGCCAGCATCAGTGCCGTGACCAGCAATGGATTAGAGATCAGGTTCATCTATGGTTTCGACGCGGGTTTTTTCTTGCTTACTTTTGCCAGACGCAGGAAATTTGCCAGTTCTTCCACCCAGCGCAATCGCTGTTCCGGCGTGAGCGCCTTGAAAGCGCGCAACCGTTCGTCGCTTACATAGTAAGTGCGGTCGCCAGGACTGAACGGTTGCTTCATGCAGATCTGATCCTTTGCAGATGTTCAACATCCGAGATGTCGACAGGCCGCCCGACAGCGCTCTTGAGCGCGATCAGGTCGTCGATGGAAACTACCTTGATCGCCGTTCCGGCAACATCGAACTCCACCGCTCTTTGCTGCATGCCGGAAAAATCCACCGGCGGGAATAGCAACACATCTATGGTTACTCCGGCCAGTTCCGGCGTACGCAGTGCAAAAGCTTCAAGGTGGCGCTGTGCATGCCAATCGCGCAGCAACTCGATATTGCTTAACGACTCCAGCGGTACCGGAAGCACTGGCATGAGCTTCAGCTCCTTCGCAGTATCGATCAGCGCTATCAGGTTGGCAGGATTCATCGCCACCGTGATGTCCACATCCATCGTGGCACGTTCCACACCATGCAACGAGACCGCCAACCCGCCAATCAGCAGGTAATCCACCTTGTGGCGATCCAGCGCAGCGAAGAGTTCGAGATAGAACATGGAAGCAGTCTAACAGCGCGCCTCAGTTGATTCCAAGCAACTCAACCTCAAACACCAGTGTCGCATTCGGCGGGATCACGCCGCCCGCGCCCTGCCTGCCGTAGCCCATTTCCGGGGGAATCACCAGCGTGCGCTGCCCGCCCACCTTCATGCCTTGCACGCCGATGTCCCAGCCCTGGATCACATGGCCCTGGCCCAGCGGAAAATCGAACGGCTCGTCGCGGTCGCGCGAGCTGTCGAACTTTGTGCCCTTGTTTTCCGGCGCGTTCTTGTCGAACAGCCAGCCGGTGTAATGCACGGTGACGTGCTGCCCTTCCTGCGCTTCCGCACCCTCGCCCACCTTGGTGTCGACCATGTCGGTCTTGATCACCTTGAGCAGCTTCACATCGAACACCAGCGTCGCATTCGGCGGGATCACCCCACCCGCACCGCGTGGTCCGTAGCCCATCTCCGGCGGGATGACCAGTGTGCGCGAGCCGCCTTCTTTCATGCCCTGCACGCCAATATCCCAGCCCTTGATCACGCGTCCTCCGCCAAGCGGAAAACTGAAAGGGTCGTTGCGGTCGAGCGAGCTGTCGAACTTCTTGCCCTTGTTTTCGGGCGCGGCCTCGTCATGCAGCCAGCCCGTGTAATGCACAATCACGGTCTGACCGGCTTGTGCTTCTGCGCCTTCGCCCAGTTTGGTGTCGGTTTTGGTGAGGGTAATCATGCCTGTTTCCTTTTTTCGTTGAATATTGCTTGCTGTACCGCTTAATCCGTTAATAACTCAACACCGGCGCCAGCCACCGCTCCGCCTCTTCCAGCGTCATGCCCTTGCGCTTGGCATAATCTGCCACCTGCTCCTTGTCCACCTTGCCGGTGGCGAAATACTGCGCCTGCGGATGCGAGAAGTAGAAACCGCTCACCGCCGCGGTGGGCAGCATGGCGTAGCTTTCGGTGATGGTGATGCCGGCATTTTGCGGCGCCTGCAGCAGCTCGAACAACGGCCCCTTCTCGGTGTGCTCGGGGCAGGCGGGATAGCCGGGTGCCGGGCGGATGCCGCGGTATTTTTCGGCGATCAGTTCGTCGTTGCTTAACCCTTCATCTGCCGCATAGCCCCAGAACTCGCGGCGCACGCGCAGGTGCAGGTGTTCGGCGAAGGCTTCGGCGAGGCGGTCGGCCAGCGCCTTGAGCAGGATGGCGTTGTAGTCGTCGTTCTGTTTCTCGAACTCGGCCACGCGCGCATCGATGCCGATGCCGGTGGTCACGGCGAAGGCGCCGATATAGTCCTTGACCTTGGAATCCCTGGGCGCGATGTAATCGGCCAGGCAGTAGTTCGGGATGTCGTCCGGTTTTTTCGTCTGCTGGCGCAGGTTGTGCCAGGTCATCGCGATCTTCTTGCGCGATTCGTCGGTATAGATCTCGATGTCGTCGCTGTTCACGGTATTGGCGGGGAACAGGCCGAACACCGCATTGGCGGTGAGCCACTTTTCCTTGACGATCCTCTTCAGCATGGCTTGTGCGTCGGCGAACAGCTTGCGCGCTTCTTCGCCCACCACTTCATCCTGCAGGATCTTCGGATAACGTCCGGCCAGCTCCCATGCCTGGAAGAACGGCGTCCAGTCG from Sideroxyarcus emersonii includes:
- a CDS encoding FKBP-type peptidyl-prolyl cis-trans isomerase translates to MITLTKTDTKLGEGAEAQAGQTVIVHYTGWLHDEAAPENKGKKFDSSLDRNDPFSFPLGGGRVIKGWDIGVQGMKEGGSRTLVIPPEMGYGPRGAGGVIPPNATLVFDVKLLKVIKTDMVDTKVGEGAEAQEGQHVTVHYTGWLFDKNAPENKGTKFDSSRDRDEPFDFPLGQGHVIQGWDIGVQGMKVGGQRTLVIPPEMGYGRQGAGGVIPPNATLVFEVELLGIN
- a CDS encoding DMT family protein yields the protein MNLISNPLLVTALMLAVSNLFMTFAWYGHLKNFAHSPWYVAALASWGIALFEYLIQVPANRIGYTQLSLGQLKIMQEVITLTIFVPFAVLYMNQPLKMDYLYAGLCLLGAVYFIFRT
- the mpl gene encoding UDP-N-acetylmuramate:L-alanyl-gamma-D-glutamyl-meso-diaminopimelate ligase encodes the protein MSQMKHIHILGICGTFMGGIAAIAKQAGYRVTGCDANVYPPMSTQLEEQGIELIEGWGVEQLELKPDVFVIGNVVSRGNPLMEEILNRNLPYASGPQWLADTLLRDKWVLGVAGTHGKTTTTSMLAWILEHAGLNPGFLIGGVPQNFGISARITETPFFVIEADEYDTAFFDKRSKFVHYHPRTAILNNLEFDHADIFPDLAAIETQFHHLVRTVPGNGLVVCNGREESLARVIKRGCWTPVEKFGSDDGWNIDANEQVSLSGKAQGTLQWDLLGEHNRMNALAALAAARHAGVPVAQGLAALSEFKNVKRRMEVRGTVNGITVYDDFAHHPTAIDTTVAGLRRKVGKARILAVLEPRSNTMKLGVMKDALPGSLKDADLTFCYAGNLGWDARGALAPLGDKAVVKDDLNELIEAIAAKAKSGDHVLVMSNGGFGGIHEKLLQRLAQ
- a CDS encoding nucleotidyltransferase, with translation MFYLELFAALDRHKVDYLLIGGLAVSLHGVERATMDVDITVAMNPANLIALIDTAKELKLMPVLPVPLESLSNIELLRDWHAQRHLEAFALRTPELAGVTIDVLLFPPVDFSGMQQRAVEFDVAGTAIKVVSIDDLIALKSAVGRPVDISDVEHLQRIRSA